One genomic region from Cardiocondyla obscurior isolate alpha-2009 linkage group LG01, Cobs3.1, whole genome shotgun sequence encodes:
- the Cct8 gene encoding T-complex protein 1 subunit theta, producing MAMHVPKAPGVAQMLKDGARYFSGLEEAVYRNITACKQFADTVRSAYGPNGMNKMVINHIEKLFVTNDAVTIVNELEVEHPAAGLLVLASKMQEAEVGDGTNFVIIFAGELLHAAEGLLRLGITTSEIIEGYETVLNKALEILPTLIVHEVKDVRNEEQVKKGIRSTVMSKQYGNEDIIASLVTKACVSILPEKTTFNVDNVRVCKILGGGLSNSQVMQGMVFKRHVEGDVTKKMIAKIAVYTCAVDVIQTETKGTVLIKTADELLNFSRGEESLLENQIKAIADSGANVVVSGGKFGSMALHYMNKYNLMAVRIPSKFDIRRLCKTVGATALSKLIPPSKEELGYADTVYIDELGDTIVVVFKLEGKESRVSTVLVRGSTENYMDDIERAIDDGVNTFKGITKDGRFVSGAGATEIELAAQLATYADTLPGLQQYAAHKFATALEIFPKTLAESSGVRASELVSKLYAAHKEGKKTYGFDIDAENASLIDTIEVGILDLYLTKQWAIKYAVDAACAVLKVDQIIMAKRAGGPKLPSGGVRDEDE from the exons ATGGCAATGCACGTACCGAAAGCGCCTGGCGTGGCGCAGATGCTGAAGGATGGAGCCCGC tactTCTCAGGCTTGGAAGAGGCAGTCTACAGAAATATTACGGCCTGCAAGCAGTTTGCCGATACCGTACGAAGTGCATACGGTCCTAACGGCATGAACAAGATGGTTATCAATCACATTGAAAAGCTGTTCGTAACTAACGACGCGGTAACGATTGTCAATGAATTAGAAGTGGAACATCCAGCTGCCGGGTTATTGGTTTTGGCATCAAAGATGCAGGAAGCAGAAGTAGGAGATGGAACAAACTTTGTTATAATCTTTGCTGGGGAGCTGCTACATGCCGCTGAAGGATTGCTTCGTCTg gGCATTACAACTTCAGAAATTATCGAAGGTTATGAAACAGTATTGAACAAGGCGCTAGAAATCTTGCCGACGTTGATAGTTCACGAAGTGAAAGATGTGCGAAATGAGGAGCAAGTGAAAAAAGGAATTAGAAGCACTGTTATGAGCAAACAGTATGGAAATGAAGACATTATCGCTTCTCTCGTTACGAAGGCTTGCGTCTCCATTTTGCCAGAGAAAACTACGTTTAACGTGGACAACGTGCGAGTTTGCAAAATACTCGGCGGTGGCCTAAGCAACTCCCAAGTGATGCAAGGCATGGTATTCAAGCGCCACGTGGAAGGAGACGTCACAAAAAAAATGATCGCGAAAATCGCGGTTTATACCTGCGCCGTGGACGTAATTCAGACCGAAACTAAAGGCACCGTTCTAATTAAAACAGCCGACGAGCTTTTGAACTTTTCACGCGGCGAGGAATCGCTTCTGGAAAATCAAATCAAGGCGATTGCTGACAGCGGTGCTAACGTGGTGGTGTCCGGCGGAAAGTTCGGCAGTATGGCCTTACATTATATGAACAAATATAATCTTATGGCCGTTCGTATTCCGAGCAAGTTCGACATTAGGCGGCTTTGCAAGACCGTCGGTGCCACCGCGTTGTCTAAACTG ATACCTCCATCGAAAGAAGAGCTTGGATATGCCGACACGGTATACATAGACGAATTGGGAGACACAATAGTGGTGGTATTCAAGCTGGAGGGAAAAGAGAGCCGCGTCAGCACCGTTCTCGTGCGCGGTTCGACCGAAAATTACATGGACGACATCGAGCGCGCGATTGACGACGGCGTCAACACTTTCAAAGGTATCACGAAAGATGGTAGATTCGTTTCAGGTGCAGGCGCCACCGAAATCGAGCTTGCCGCACAGCTAGCGACATATGCAGACACGTTACCCGGTCTCCAGCAGTACGCCGCGCATAAATTTGCTACTGCTCTGGAGATATTCCCGAAAACGTTGGCTGAGAGCAGCGGCGTTCGCGCTTCTGAACTCGTGTCGAAATTATATGCAGCGCacaaggaaggaaagaaaaccTATGGCTTCGACATCGAT GCTGAAAACGCATCTTTGATCGATACTATCGAGGTTGGAATATTGGATCTATATCTGACGAAACAATGGGCGATCAAGTATGCAGTTGATGCGGCGTGCGCGGTTCTCAAAGTGGATCAAATCATTATGGCAAAACGAGCAGGTGGACCAAAACTTCCCTCGGGAGGCGTCCGCGATGAAGACGAGTAA
- the LOC139107077 gene encoding uncharacterized protein isoform X1, with the protein MCIKMQTLNSRISLEFSNKKIFEKSKRRTNCGRSRLMFNFQRTDRVCRFCKETFCCSRCCNRHVDKDHSDVNTDCPLCASEVLSIRQGNFARLNFEDEKLLCHVINKHLPLHCKLCGVLFESKEDFKSIAACKWFKLWHGLTSTFIYDHQEKKLKPHSISDSDCNWSRFCTPPEIYRKTSTPMFDSQKNSFETPCVPKFTLKTPQTNSPSITQVTSSISKTNNTRYFSFLLTSNDKITPFKTCRDEQLPRNNSGRNLIVTYEKENEIDDDAVQVSPPVNVNLTTFTGGILQNSPQSDIFEDVVKVRFSDEFKTATEASEFSGNLMEPCVQNNFYASEEEEEEEFHDARNEITQKAKTATENIKDRKNIITKNNKDVNDIKNMKSTNDSQEKDKRRSLTEPSEYFVSPQSAAKERDSKRLLMMVLVETVESNSGELSNDLMPLINSGLKKLQEQLISANRQSPPSDSKSGEVCRRSITTMNMHIASIESYSPKSAAAVTNHEQFASSSSSSSSSVRSESSNNSGFLSTVTDALKQAFKSVSGLSMPSTSIQATKVMRREVIEELTSSQGSSSIDSARPGKRNREVFEGSSKESPFALTLDAKSPLAKRQKGWYKMIKGRQPISRMRNNRVTTSPRGVSTERQVFRQGSLTVGDTILPLPTRAHQSTD; encoded by the exons ATGTgtattaaaatgcaaacaTTGAATTCACGCATCTCATTAGAATTCAGTAATAAAAAGATCTTTGAGAAATCTAAAAGAA GGACAAATTGTGGCAGAAGTCGCTTG ATGTTTAACTTTCAACGGACGGACAGGGTTTGCCGATTCTGCAAGGAAACATTTTGCTGCTCGAGGTGTTGCAATCGTCATGTGGACAAGGATCACTCTGATGTGAATACCGATTGTCCTCTGTGCGCTTCTGAAGTTTTATCTATACGACAAGGCAATTTTGCAAGATTAAACTTCGAGGATGAGAAGTTGCTGTGTCACGTAATTAACAAGCATTTACCATTACATTGCAAGCTGTGCGGTGTCTTATTTGAATCCAAAGAAGACTTCAAGTCCATCG cTGCGTGTAAGTGGTTTAAACTCTGGCATGGTTTAACGTCAACGTTTATCTATGACCACCAAGAGAAGAAATTGAAGCCGCATTCTATAAGCGACAGCGACTGCAATTGGAGCAGATTTTGCACACCGCCGGAAATCTATCGGAAGACCAGCACGCCGATGTTTGATAGCCAAAAGAACAGCTTCGAAACGCCCTGTGTGCCGAAATTCACTTTGAAAACCCCCCAAACGAACTCTCCGTCAATCACACAGGTCACGTCGTCAATTTCAAAAACAAACAACACGCGATACTTTAGCTTTCTGCTCACTTCAAACGACAAGATAACGCCTTTTAAGACCTGCAGAGACGAACAATTGCCCAGAAACAATTCCGGAAGGAACCTAATCGTCACGTatgaaaaagagaacgaaatcGATGACGACGCTGTCCAAGTGTCACCGCCTGTGAATGTGAACTTGACGACGTTTACGGGTGGCATTCTGCAGAATTCACCGCAGTCAGATATCTTCGAGGACGTCGTAAAGGTGAGATTCTCCGATGAGTTTAAAACTGCGACGGAAGCGTCTGAATTTTCTGGAAACTTAATGGAGCCCTgcgtgcaaaataatttttacgcgtcggaagaggaggaggaggaggagttTCATGACGCTCGCAATGAGATTACGCAAAAGGCAAAGACTGCAACAGAAAATATAAAGGAtagaaagaatattattacgaaaaataataaagacgtgaacgacataaaaaatatgaagagCACAAATGATAGTCAAGAGAAGGATAAAAGGCGCTCTTTAACTGAACCTTCAGAATATTTTGTAAGTCCGCAATCGGCTGCGAAAGAACGTGATTCTAAAAGATTGCTGATGATGGTGTTGGTAGAGACCGTGGAGAGCAATTCCGGAGAATTGTCCAACGACTTGATGCCTCTGATTAATTCAGGTTTGAAGAAGTTACAGGAGCAGCTCATATCGGCAAATCGTCAGTCACCTCCGAGTGACTCCAAGTCTGGTGAAGTTTGTAGAAGGTCTATCACGACGATGAATATGCATATTGCAAGTATTGAAAGTTATTCTCCAAAAAGCGCGGCGGCTGTGACAAATCATGAACAGTTTGCATCCTCATCTTCTTCCTCGTCATCATCTGTGCGGAGTGAAAGCAGTAACAACAGCGGATTTTTGTCCACCGTTACGGATGCGCTAAAGCAAGCCTTCAAAAGTGTCTCCG GCTTGAGTATGCCCTCGACAAGCATTCAAGCAACAAAAGTAATGCGACGAGAAGTTATCGAGGAATTAACGTCTTCGCAAGGATCATCCTCCATCGACTCGGCTCGTCCTGGCAAGCGAAACCGCGAAGTTTTCGAAGGCTCTTCGAAAGAAAGTCCGTTTGCGCTCACATTAGACGCAAAGAGCCCCCTTGCGAAACGCCAGAAAGGATGGTATAAGATGATTAAAGGACGTCAACCAATCAGTAGGATGCGGAATAATCGAGTAACAACTTCTCCCAGAGGAGTGTCTACAGAAAGACAAGTTTTCCGTCAAGGTTCACTGACGGTAGGCGACACAATTTTACCTCTTCCTACGAGAGCTCACCAATCAACggattaa
- the LOC139107077 gene encoding uncharacterized protein isoform X2, which yields MFNFQRTDRVCRFCKETFCCSRCCNRHVDKDHSDVNTDCPLCASEVLSIRQGNFARLNFEDEKLLCHVINKHLPLHCKLCGVLFESKEDFKSIAACKWFKLWHGLTSTFIYDHQEKKLKPHSISDSDCNWSRFCTPPEIYRKTSTPMFDSQKNSFETPCVPKFTLKTPQTNSPSITQVTSSISKTNNTRYFSFLLTSNDKITPFKTCRDEQLPRNNSGRNLIVTYEKENEIDDDAVQVSPPVNVNLTTFTGGILQNSPQSDIFEDVVKVRFSDEFKTATEASEFSGNLMEPCVQNNFYASEEEEEEEFHDARNEITQKAKTATENIKDRKNIITKNNKDVNDIKNMKSTNDSQEKDKRRSLTEPSEYFVSPQSAAKERDSKRLLMMVLVETVESNSGELSNDLMPLINSGLKKLQEQLISANRQSPPSDSKSGEVCRRSITTMNMHIASIESYSPKSAAAVTNHEQFASSSSSSSSSVRSESSNNSGFLSTVTDALKQAFKSVSGLSMPSTSIQATKVMRREVIEELTSSQGSSSIDSARPGKRNREVFEGSSKESPFALTLDAKSPLAKRQKGWYKMIKGRQPISRMRNNRVTTSPRGVSTERQVFRQGSLTVGDTILPLPTRAHQSTD from the exons ATGTTTAACTTTCAACGGACGGACAGGGTTTGCCGATTCTGCAAGGAAACATTTTGCTGCTCGAGGTGTTGCAATCGTCATGTGGACAAGGATCACTCTGATGTGAATACCGATTGTCCTCTGTGCGCTTCTGAAGTTTTATCTATACGACAAGGCAATTTTGCAAGATTAAACTTCGAGGATGAGAAGTTGCTGTGTCACGTAATTAACAAGCATTTACCATTACATTGCAAGCTGTGCGGTGTCTTATTTGAATCCAAAGAAGACTTCAAGTCCATCG cTGCGTGTAAGTGGTTTAAACTCTGGCATGGTTTAACGTCAACGTTTATCTATGACCACCAAGAGAAGAAATTGAAGCCGCATTCTATAAGCGACAGCGACTGCAATTGGAGCAGATTTTGCACACCGCCGGAAATCTATCGGAAGACCAGCACGCCGATGTTTGATAGCCAAAAGAACAGCTTCGAAACGCCCTGTGTGCCGAAATTCACTTTGAAAACCCCCCAAACGAACTCTCCGTCAATCACACAGGTCACGTCGTCAATTTCAAAAACAAACAACACGCGATACTTTAGCTTTCTGCTCACTTCAAACGACAAGATAACGCCTTTTAAGACCTGCAGAGACGAACAATTGCCCAGAAACAATTCCGGAAGGAACCTAATCGTCACGTatgaaaaagagaacgaaatcGATGACGACGCTGTCCAAGTGTCACCGCCTGTGAATGTGAACTTGACGACGTTTACGGGTGGCATTCTGCAGAATTCACCGCAGTCAGATATCTTCGAGGACGTCGTAAAGGTGAGATTCTCCGATGAGTTTAAAACTGCGACGGAAGCGTCTGAATTTTCTGGAAACTTAATGGAGCCCTgcgtgcaaaataatttttacgcgtcggaagaggaggaggaggaggagttTCATGACGCTCGCAATGAGATTACGCAAAAGGCAAAGACTGCAACAGAAAATATAAAGGAtagaaagaatattattacgaaaaataataaagacgtgaacgacataaaaaatatgaagagCACAAATGATAGTCAAGAGAAGGATAAAAGGCGCTCTTTAACTGAACCTTCAGAATATTTTGTAAGTCCGCAATCGGCTGCGAAAGAACGTGATTCTAAAAGATTGCTGATGATGGTGTTGGTAGAGACCGTGGAGAGCAATTCCGGAGAATTGTCCAACGACTTGATGCCTCTGATTAATTCAGGTTTGAAGAAGTTACAGGAGCAGCTCATATCGGCAAATCGTCAGTCACCTCCGAGTGACTCCAAGTCTGGTGAAGTTTGTAGAAGGTCTATCACGACGATGAATATGCATATTGCAAGTATTGAAAGTTATTCTCCAAAAAGCGCGGCGGCTGTGACAAATCATGAACAGTTTGCATCCTCATCTTCTTCCTCGTCATCATCTGTGCGGAGTGAAAGCAGTAACAACAGCGGATTTTTGTCCACCGTTACGGATGCGCTAAAGCAAGCCTTCAAAAGTGTCTCCG GCTTGAGTATGCCCTCGACAAGCATTCAAGCAACAAAAGTAATGCGACGAGAAGTTATCGAGGAATTAACGTCTTCGCAAGGATCATCCTCCATCGACTCGGCTCGTCCTGGCAAGCGAAACCGCGAAGTTTTCGAAGGCTCTTCGAAAGAAAGTCCGTTTGCGCTCACATTAGACGCAAAGAGCCCCCTTGCGAAACGCCAGAAAGGATGGTATAAGATGATTAAAGGACGTCAACCAATCAGTAGGATGCGGAATAATCGAGTAACAACTTCTCCCAGAGGAGTGTCTACAGAAAGACAAGTTTTCCGTCAAGGTTCACTGACGGTAGGCGACACAATTTTACCTCTTCCTACGAGAGCTCACCAATCAACggattaa
- the LOC139107202 gene encoding arginine-hydroxylase NDUFAF5, mitochondrial, with protein MTSNIMFRGMNTILSDKLNLLSSRNNLNSIFNTISMSTLPPNSPMNVFDRNAKLLQRERAAQNADVQLYDYIKDEVGDRLADRIFDIKRKFNRALDLGCGRGHVSKRILNESVEELVLADMSPSLLQQAKATEGVKVKKEVVDEENLSFEPNTFDMVISCLSLHWVNNLPECFRRINNSLKNDGVFLAAVFGGDTLYELRCSLQLAELERYGGVSPHISPFVEVRDIGFLLTRANFTMLTIDTDEIVIGYPSMFELMWDLKGMAENNAVRNRNLHLSRDTLIAAASLYEQLYGKRKEDNSMFVPATFQIIFMLGWKPDPSQPKPLERGTGQVSLKDLYQLDKIIKKTKTIKLDDDDK; from the exons ATGACGTCTAACATTATGTTCCGTGGAATGAATACGATATTAAGTGACAAGTTGAATCTGTTGAGCTCTAGAAACAATCTTAATAGTATATTCAATACTATATCCATGTCTACGTTACCACCAAATAGTCCGATGAACGTGTTCGATAGAAATGCAAAGCTCTTGCAGCGTGAACGCGCTGCTCAGAACGCCGACGTTCAATTGTATGATTACATTAAGGATGAGGTGGGAGATAGACTGGCCGATCGAATATTCGATATCAAAAGGAAGTTCAACAGGGCCTTAGATCTAGGATGCGGCCGTGGCCACGTGTCCAAGCGAATCCTCAACGAATCTGTAGAAGAGCTAGTGTTAGCTGACATGAGTCCAAGTCTTTTGCAACAGGCCAAAGCTACAGAGGGTGTGAAAGTTAAGAAGGAAGTCGTGGACGAGGAGAATCTTTCCTTCGAGCCTAACACTTTCGACATGGTAATCAGCTGTTTGAGTCTTCACTGGGTCAATAATCTTCCCGAATGTTTTAGGCGCATTAATAACAGCTTAAAGAACGACGGAGTTTTTTTAGCGGCTGTTTTTGGTGGCGATACACTTTATGAATTGAG GTGTTCCTTGCAATTAGCCGAATTGGAGAGATACGGTGGAGTCTCGCCGCACATATCGCCGTTTGTGGAAGTCAGGGATATTGGATTTCTCCTGACGAGAGCGAACTTTACGATGCTGACTATCGACACTGACGAGATAGTAATTGGTTATCCAAGCATGTTCGAACTTATGTGGGATCTTAAAG gaATGGCCGAGAATAATGCAGTCAGGAAtcgtaatttgcatttatctAGAGATACTTTAATTGCAGCCGCGTCTTTATATGAACAGCTTTAcggaaagaggaaagaagatAACAGTATGTTCGTTCCTGCCACATTTCAGATAATATTCATGTTGGGATGGAAGCCGGACCCGTCGCAACCGAAACCTCTCGAAAGGGGAACGGGACAAGTATCGCTTAAGGATTTGTATCAgctcgataaaataattaaaaagactaAGACAATAAAATTGGACGACGATGACAAATAA
- the Ufc1 gene encoding ubiquitin-fold modifier-conjugating enzyme 1 codes for MVDESTKKTLSNIPLLQTRAGPRDKDLWVQRLKEEYQSLIKYVKNNKEADNDWFRLESNKEGTKWFGKCWYIQNFLKYEFEIEFDIPVTYPTTAPEIALPELDGKTAKMYRGGKICLTDHFKPLWARNVPKFGIAHAMALGLGPWLAVEIPELIEKGIVVHKDEEKKS; via the exons ATGGTCGACGAGTCAACGAAGAAGACTTTGAGTAACATTCCGTTGTTACAGACGAGAGCCGGGCCCAGGGACAAGGATTTGTGGGTGCAGAGGTTGAAAGAGGAGTATCAATCTCTTATCAAG tatgttaaaaataataaagaggCAGATAACGACTGGTTCCGACTGGAATCAAACAAGGAAGGCACCAAATGGTTTGGTAAATGCTGGTACATTCagaattttctgaaatatgaATTCGAAATAGAATTTGAT ATTCCTGTTACATATCCCACAACAGCACCTGAAATTGCATTACCAGAATTAGATGGTAAAACAGCAAAAATGTACAGAGGTGGCAAGATTTGTTTGACTGATCACTTTAAGCCATTGTGGGCCCGTAATGTTCCCAAATTTGGTATTGCTCATGCAATGGCTCTTGGG ttaggACCATGGCTGGCAGTCGAGATTCCAGAACTTATAGAAAAGGGCATTGTAGTTCAtaaagacgaagaaaaaaaatcttaa
- the LOC139107288 gene encoding SAP domain-containing ribonucleoprotein, whose amino-acid sequence MADSSYEKGITELSKMKVADLKVELKQRGLPTTGNKNDLVERLQLAIHGDSALSLDETAEEILDEDEVLADEEIEELSSKPDSQVVPEKRKLSISIENNNTNAKKIVLNRKPVLEEIKNDQVEKKENKGTIVSEDVSPQKKIIKLSELSTKERLEMRAKKFGVPLSETAKKEARLARFNVNNQNNKSAASIKTPVPTTFEVLKKRAERFGSSVSTLMEKAEMAERLEKRKERFGEVKAPENAISKNKVKIVK is encoded by the exons ATGGCTGATTCATCTTACGAGAAAGGGATAACCGAGTTATCAAAGATGAAG GTGGCAGACCTCAAAGTTGAATTAAAGCAACGGGGACTTCCTACTACAGGCAATAAAAATGATCTTGTAGAGAGACTCCAGCTAGCAATCCATGgag ATTCTGCATTATCCTTGGATGAAACTGCAGAAGAGATTTTAGATGAGGATGAAGTACTTGCT gatgaggaaatagaagaattaTCCAGTAAACCAGATTCACAAGTTGTCCctgaaaaacgaaaattgtcTATCTCCATAGAGAATAACAACACCAATGctaaaaaaatagttctgAATCGCAAACCTGTActggaagaaataaaaaatgaccaagttgaaaaaaaggaaaacaaaggaaCAATCGTGTCTGAAGATGTATCGccacagaaaaaaattattaaattgtcagAACTCAGCACGAAAGAG AGATTGGAAATGAGAGCTAAGAAATTTGGAGTTCCACTATCCGAAACGGCAAAAAAGGAGGCTAGATTAGCCCGTTTCAACGTAAATAATCAAAACAATAAATCGGCTGCATCTATAAAAACGCCTGTG ccTACTACATTTGAAGTATTGAAAAAACGTGCAGAAAGATTTGGGAGTTCGGTATCCACTTTAATGGAAAAG GCCGAAATGGCTGAACGAttggagaaaagaaaagagagattcGGCGAAGTAAAAGCCCCTGAGAATGCAATATCTAAAAACAaagttaaaattgttaaatga